GTCTGGCCAGTGTGGCTCTGAGTGTGGTGGCATCCTGAACACCAACCAGATATTCAACCACTGTGTTCTTTTTGATTATCATCAATGTGGGAATGCTGCGGATCTGAAGATGGCCCGAAATAGCCGGATTTTCATCCACATTCACTTTGGCCACAATGGCCGAATCGCCGGTTGTCCGGGCCACTTCATCAATGATCGGACCCTGAATACGGCAGGGACCACACCAGTCGGCCCAGAAATCGATCAGAATGGGTTTATCGGGATTGTTGTTAATCACCTCTGCGATGGTGTCGTCAGTCAGTTGCTGAACTGCAGCCATAAAACATGC
The sequence above is drawn from the Bacteroidota bacterium genome and encodes:
- the trxA gene encoding thioredoxin, with the translated sequence MAAVQQLTDDTIAEVINNNPDKPILIDFWADWCGPCRIQGPIIDEVARTTGDSAIVAKVNVDENPAISGHLQIRSIPTLMIIKKNTVVEYLVGVQDATTLRATLARHTSMVTPS